The sequence below is a genomic window from Gymnogyps californianus isolate 813 chromosome 11, ASM1813914v2, whole genome shotgun sequence.
GTCAGGAGCCTTGGGGCTTCCTCAGGGAGGGCTGTGCCGTGCCCCAGACAGTCCTGGGGGAGCAGGAACGAGACAGGAGCTAGCTGAGCTGCTTGCTAAGCAAGGTGGGGGGCCAGCCCCTGGGAGCAGCGGGAGCGCTTCCCCCCCaacttttcccttttgctggTGTTTGTGCTGGGTCCGGAACCGCACTCTGCTCCCAGGCATGGCACAGGCGTGACGGGAGGCAGCCGGTGCGTGCGGCAGAGCTCTGCGGCTCCCGGAGAAGACGGGCCACAGCAGCGGCTGGAGGCTGCCAGCCCCACGGGGCCCTGAGCCGCCCTTCCCTCCCGCAGGCCACCGAGAGGCCACTGCCGCTCATGCTGGTGGGGAACAAGACGGATCTGCGGCCCAGCCTGCCAGAGGCAGCGGGGGTCCGCACAGCCCATGGGCAGCAGCTGGCCATGGTGAGCAGGCAACACCTTGGGGCCCCCAGGGCAGAAGGGACCCCACTGACGCCCACTGCTCCCCCCAGGCCCACAGCTCCCTGTTCTGTGAGACCAGCGCCAAGGACGGCACCAACGTGGTGGAGGCAGTGCTGCACCTTGCCCGGTGAGGAGCCCTGCCTGCCGCGGcacccagccctgggctgcACAGGGCCCACGGTGGCCGCCGGGCTCTGTCCTGCCGGGGCGGAGGCACCGGCTGACGCCactgctcctggccctgcaggGAAGTGAAGAGGATGGCAGGCCACAGCAAAGGCCACAGCGCTGGACTGGACCTCAGCATCCCCCCGAGGGCAGCTCCGCACTGCTGCTGGACCTAGCGCAGGGGACGGGCCGGCTGCCGGCTTCGCGTCCTCTGCACGGACGATCCCCCGCTCGGACCGTGCCCGCAGAGGTGCTGCGGAGCAGGCAGCTCACCCCGCTTCAGCTCCTGCACCTGCTTGTCCCACCGGCTGCAGGAGCCGCTCAGACCGTGCGCAGGCCCAGCCGCCGTCGCCCCGGACCCGCATCGCCTGCCCACGaccagcccccagccctccttCCCGCCCTCGCTACAACCCGTCCCTCTCCAGCACAATCCTTTCCTGGGTTTCATTCCTCCGGGCTTCCAGCAATCCCATCCTCCCCAAAGCGTTTACCCCTCGCCTCCCTCTGCCCACGCCTCGCCTCCGAGGCTCCCCACACGCCTGCGGCTGCGCCCGGGGTCCCACCGGCGGCTCTGACCCCCCCAGGTGATGCCCGCGGACACCTCCCAGGCCAGGCCCCATCTTTGTTCCTCACCACGAAGGTGCAGCTGCTCCACGCCACGACAGCCGCGCTTGCTCCGTCCCTCCTCTTCACCAGCACAAAACGCGGCCACGGACGCTCCCTCCCGGCCGGGGGGCACGGCGGCGGTGccccctcccgctccccaggcagccccagcccccccccgcccgggcGCACGGAGGCAGGAGACAGGGCCTGCAGGGCTCCACAAGCTACTTTAATAGGAGACGGACCCgaggcgggcgcggggcgctgCCGGGgtccccggcggggcggcccggccccggggctgcgctGGGCATCCTGCcggcgggcggcccggccccggggcggcggcagcccggcccggccgcgggcTACTTGGCGCCCTCCTTCTTCTCGTCGGccttcttctgcttctgctgcatgATCTCCGAGTCCCTGCGGGAGAGCGCGTCGCCGGGCTGGCAGCGGTACCGGCACCACCACCGGGACGGGACCGGGGAtcggggcgggggtggggggggggccggcgggcccggcccggcgctcACCTCTGCTTGCGGGCGGCGGCCGAGAGCCCGTCGTCCCGCCGCTTGCCCTTGCCCGAGTCGCTCTGCTTCTTCAGGTTCTTCTGCCGCGCCAGTTCGCGCTGGTTCCCGCCTGCGACGGCGCGGCCGCCTCAGaacggcccggcccggggcccGGACCCaaggcccggccccgcggcccaGCCCGCGCCCCGCGCTCACGGGTCACGACGgcgccgcccccccgccccccaggccggccccggcccgcagGGCGGGTCACGGCTCGgctccccccggcccggccccggcccgcacTCACGGGTCATGGCGCCGCTCCCTCCCGCCCTCCGCTCCGCCGCCACGTCCCGCACTGacgccccccgcgccccgccccgccccgctctTTAAGGGCGCGGCACGGCCAATCGCCGCGCCGagcccgcccccgccgccctcctATTGGCGCGCCGCTCCGGCTAGGCCCCGCCTGATTGGCCGCGGGCTACGACTGCCATTCTGCCGGCGGGGGCGAAAAAGCCGGAAGCCGCGGCGCAGGCGCTAGAGTCTCGGAGCCGCGCCCACGAGCCGGGGGGGCGGGGCATGGCGGGGCCACGCCCCGCCGTGACGCGCCGGGGGGGTGTGCGTGATCGCGGGAGCcgagcggggagcggggcgggagTGGGAGGGCGGGGCGGGAGCCGGGGCGGCACGGGgggggcggagcggagcggggaggggcggggcgggagaCAGCGCGGGAGGAGCTGGGCGGAGCAGTGCGGGGagggcggggcgcggggcggagCAGtgcggggaggggcggggcgcggggcggagCAGTGCGGGAGGGGCAGGGCGCGGGGCGGAGCAGCACGGGGagggcggggcgcggggcggagCAGTGCGGGAGGGGTGGGGCGCGGCGGCCGCTTTCCCCTCTCCGCGGTCCGAGGCCCGGAGCCGTTCCGCCCCCGGAGCCGTTCCACcggcggccccgcagcccctccTCCATCCCCGGCTCCTCCGGGCGGGCTCCggggcgccgcggggccgctCAGGCCTCTCCTTCCGCCGCGGGCGGCGCCGGGTCTCTGCAGGGAGGGACGGCCGTGAGCGCCACCCGCGCCGCCGGGACCTAGCGGTCCCGGGACGGGCAGGccccccccggcagcccggTCCGCCGGCGCGCCTACGCACCCGGGGCTCGGCGGCGGCATCGGGCCGTGGCGGGGCTCCTggggggcggcgcgggccgGCGGGCTCCCGCGGTTCACCAGCCGCGAGAGCT
It includes:
- the SERF2 gene encoding small EDRK-rich factor 2, which encodes MTRGNQRELARQKNLKKQSDSGKGKRRDDGLSAAARKQRDSEIMQQKQKKADEKKEGAK